One genomic region from Vanacampus margaritifer isolate UIUO_Vmar chromosome 2, RoL_Vmar_1.0, whole genome shotgun sequence encodes:
- the tmem200cb gene encoding transmembrane protein 200C, giving the protein MIATGGLLRMNRRQDSLRSKNRAENKKKRKSKKKKKNDVVVVKGKLNLCSPAGMVAGVGLVVLMVGISMAVLGYWPSHNQQQYQERRRTGVHHGAMSYSQSPNASANGGRDPFNLLNQSHSNGSDLTPTPANCGFLCDFLDNYLYSDNLKVFGPLVMGIGIFLFICANAVLHENRDKKTKIINLRDIYSTVIDLHSVRSKEYSPLNGLVNYTQSKSAEGPSGSHPAGRSSWPSSAALGSDEVFRRPSRSWSKDVQTFTDTVYSIYKDYNNGGEKAPQPRQWDPTSIVTSSVNAFTLPVIKLNNCEAEEDVVIEAENDLEEAQEEKTSTPPEDVPTAEPPKLFPPSPVARAMGSRRSLNALTDPPRSARRCSLSVTVCHQGERGRRFSCPRLERSNSKGYIKLSDLGGESFDTPDTSLGGGEQEVAATDTAPAVQENAQGDEGQVTPSTSAES; this is encoded by the coding sequence ATGATCGCCACGGGCGGCCTGCTGCGCATGAACCGGCGCCAGGACTCCCTGCGCTCCAAGAACCGCGCCGAGAACAAGAAGAAGCGGAaatccaagaagaagaagaagaatgacgTGGTAGTGGTGAAGGGCAAGCTCAACCTGTGCTCGCCCGCCGGCATGGTAGCGGGCGTTGGGCTGGTGGTCCTCATGGTGGGCATCTCCATGGCGGTGCTCGGGTACTGGCCCAGCCACAATCAGCAGCAATACCAGGAGCGCCGCCGGACGGGGGTACACCACGGGGCGATGAGTTACTCCCAAAGCCCCAATGCGTCCGCCAACGGGGGCCGAGATCCCTTCAACCTCCTGAACCAGAGCCACTCCAACGGCAGCGATCTGACTCCAACCCCGGCCAACTGCGGCTTCCTGTGCGACTTCCTGGACAACTACCTGTACTCCGACAATCTCAAAGTCTTCGGACCTCTGGTGATGGGCATCGGGATTTTCCTCTTCATCTGCGCCAACGCCGTCCTTCACGAGAACCGCGACAAGAAAACCAAAATCATCAACCTGAGGGATATCTACTCCACGGTTATAGACTTGCACAGCGTCCGCTCCAAGGAGTACTCACCTCTCAACGGTTTGGTAAACTACACCCAGTCCAAGAGCGCAGAGGGTCCATCGGGGAGTCACCCGGCGGGCCGCAGTTCCTGGCCCTCGTCTGCCGCGTTGGGTAGTGATGAGGTGTTTCGCCGTCCGTCGCGTAGCTGGTCCAAAGACGTCCAGACCTTCACGGACACAGTGTACAGCATCTACAAGGACTACAACAACGGTGGCGAGAAGGCCCCCCAGCCCCGCCAGTGGGACCCCACCTCCATTGTCACGTCCTCGGTAAACGCCTTCACACTCCCGGTCATCAAGCTCAACAACTGCGAGGCGGAGGAAGACGTGGTCATCGAGGCGGAGAACGACCTCGAGGAAGCGCAGGAAGAAAAGACGAGTACCCCGCCCGAGGACGTCCCCACCGCTGAGCCGCCCAAGTTGTTCCCGCCATCCCCGGTCGCCAGGGCGATGGGCTCGCGCCGGTCCCTCAACGCGCTCACGGACCCGCCGAGATCAGCGCGCCGCTGCAGCCTGTCGGTGACCGTGTGCCACCAGGGCGAACGGGGCCGGCGCTTCAGCTGCCCCCGCCTGGAGCGCTCCAACAGTAAGGGCTACATTAAACTCAGCGACCTCGGGGGCGAGTCCTTCGACACCCCGGACACTTCTTTAGGGGGGGGCGAGCAGGAAGTAGCAGCGACGGATACGGCGCCGGCCGTGCAGGAGAACGCTCAGGGAGACGAGGGACAGGTGACACCCAGCACTTCTGCGGAATCCTAA